The Methylomonas rhizoryzae genome includes the window ACGAAATCACATTTTTGTGTAAGCTGTGCTTTCATTAATAGTTCGAGCGCTTCCGGTTCGTACCAATCGTCTGAGTTGAGGAATATAATGTATTCCCCTAAGGCAAGTTCTAAACCTTTGTTCATTGCAGCATAAATGCCGCCATCCGGCTCGGAAACATAATAGTCAATGATATCTTCGTTTTGGAGAATAATATCTATAGTTTTGTCTTTTGAGCCGCCATCAATAATAATGTATTCAAAGTTATTATAGGTTTGCTGCCGTATAGATTGAATCGTTTGAGAGAGTGTGTTTTCTGAATTAAAGCATACCGTGACCACTGTAATGAGTGGTAAATTTGGTATTGATTTCTTAATCACGCCTTTTATTCGGCTGCCTCCATCGGATATGCGCTTTCCTGTATTGTCAGGGTAACGTAAAAACTTACCTAAAAAATTGTTAGAAGTTGCGAGATTGCGTTCAGTTTTTGGTAAAGTTTGTTGATTTGAATTCATTTCGGATCAGTTCTTATCGCTATGTGTCGCAATTAAAAGTCAGTTGCTAATTCGACAATCCGCAAGAATTAAGCGAACAAAAATTAGCAATGTGCTCCGTCTTCTAAAATGTTAGCCGGGGTGAGATAGTGCTCGGGCACTGGTTTATTATCGTTTTTGCAGAATATAGTAATCGTTTAATAATATTAAGCGATGAGCAAAAAATGCTTATTTCGAGCAAAGATAAGAGCTTTGCAAAAAGTTGGCGTGCATTTCAATCAATGTATTCTCGAGTGAATGCGCACAAACAAGTTCGCCGGACATGTCGACTTTTTGCTAAGCATTAAATACTATTTTATTCAGTAATAAACATAAAGCTCCAGACTATTTTTTAACGGGCCGGTAAAATATTGGTAATGCTATGTTGTTGATACAATATGTAACAAAAATTTTTTATCCTGTTTTTGTTAGCGCCTGAGTTATTAAATTTGACCGGCCTGTTTAAAGTTATATATGGCTTTTTCGACTTTTTGTAATTCGAAAAAGCCTAAGAAGCATCAAGCTATAATTATTGCTGGTTGGAATTTATATTCAGCCCGGATTTATACAGCTGAAACCACTTCCAAGTTGCGCTCATAGCATCTTCTATGCATATCGTAGGACAAAAGTTCAGTTCTTTTTGTGCTAGATCAAAATTAGCAAAATTTCGGTCCACCTCGCCCTTTCTTTTCGAATCAAAAAGAATCGGGTGTTCGAATGCGCCAGTAGTATCTCGAGCGATTTCTGCAAGTTCTTTTACAGAAACTTCGCGGCCGCTAGCGAGATGGTATACGTTGAACCCAGGCTTTTGAGCATTCAAGGCAGCGATAATGCCTCTGCAAAGATCGTCTACGAATAGAAAATCACGAGTTGCGGAACCGTCTCCGTATATGCAAATTGGTATTCCATCCATGATGGATTTAAAGAACGTAGTCACTGCGCCTTTCTTATGCCAACTTATAGGACCGACTACGTTTGCAAACCTTAAGGCGGTAATTGACATGTCGTAGGCGTTGGCAAAGGCGCAGCAATAACCCTCGCCAGCCAGTTTACTGGCGCCATACGGAGAAATTGGCCGAGGTACTGATTGTTCGTTCACCGGTGGGGATGCGTTGCCGATTAATGCCCCGCCGGTCGATGAGAATATGAGTTGTTGGATCCCGGCGCTACGGGCGGCGTTCAGTACCTTAAATGTGCCTTCGACGTTAATGGAAAAATTTTCTTCCGGCGAGGCGACGGACTCTACGACAGATCCGTAAGCGGCGAGATGGATAACGGCATCTTTGCCGGTGAATGCGGATGTTAAGGCTGCTTCGTCCCGTATGTCGGCCGTTATTATTTGATATGCATCGGGGGCGTCGAGATATTCAACGGCACCGCGGCTCAGGTTGTCGAGTATGGTAATGTTGTGTCCGGCAAGGCGCAGCATGGGCGCTAAATTGGCGCCGATAAAGCCGCAGCCGCCGGTGATTAGTATATTGGCCATCGTATTTCTCGTTAGCTTGCTTGCTCGCTGGATTGTTTGCGTTCGCTGTTCCAATAAGATACACAAAGTATTTTTGTGCGGTCGCAACGCGCGGCGTATTTTTTGGCAATGTCGGTTACTTCGAGTAGTAAGCCGTCTTCCAAGGTGGTTGGATTTAAGCCTAGGCTGAGGAAGCACTTATTTTCGACATGCAGTTCGTTTTCGTCGGCTTCTTTACGCGGATTGGATAAATATGAGACTTGCGCGCCTGCCAATCGGGAAATCAGTTCCGCCAGCTCGCGCACCCGATGAGTTTCGGTCATTTGGTTAAAGATCATCACCTTGTCGCCGCGTTTAGGCGGGTTGGCTAAGGCGATTTCGATACATTTGACGGTATCGCGGATGTGAATAAACGCGCGTGTTTGGCCGCCGGTTCCGTGTACGGTAAGCGGGTAGCCGATGGCGGCTTGCATTAAGAAACGATTTAACACGGTACCGTAATCGCCGTCGTAATCGAAACGATTGATCAGGCGTTCGTCCATTGACGTTTCCGCGGTGTTGGTTCCCCAAACGATGCCTTGGTGCAAGTCGGTGATGCGCAAGCCGTCGTTCTTATTGTAAAACGCAAACAGCAGGGCGTCTTGCGTCTTGGTCATGTGATAAATGCTGCCGGGATTGGCGGGATACAGTATTTCCTGTTCGACCACGGCGCCGGTGTCGGTTACGACTTGAACGGTTAGATAACCTTCCGGTATTTTCATGCCTGCAGTGCCGTATCCGTATACGCCCATGGTGCCAAGATGGGCCAAATGTATGTCGCGGCCGGATTCGACAATCGCGCATAGGACGTTATTGGTCGCATTCAAGTTGTTGTTGACGGTATAACGCTTCTCTTTTGAAGACTTCATCGAGTAAGGGGCGGCACGCTGCTCCGCAAAATGGACAATCGCGTCGACTTCCTCGCTAATTATTAAGTCCAATAATTCGCGATATTGTTGAGAAACGTCAATATTGCAAAATTTTATGGTTTTGCCGGTGATTTCTTTCCATGCCGCCAAGCGTTCGGATAGGGGTTTGATCGGGGTTAAGGACTCGACTTCCAAATCTATGTCTATCTTGCGGCGCGATAAGTTGTCTACGATAATAACGTCATGGCCTATATTCGATAAATGTAATGAGGTTGGCCAGCCGCAAAAACCGTCTCCACCTAATACCAATACTTTCATCCTGGGTTCTCCTAATTATTTGATTTTAAATATTCGAGCAATAGCGCTCGGCATTGTAAGCAGTCTAGTTGGCTTAATAAGTCGTTTAAGTCATGTTGGTTTAAATTGAATCTAAAATGGGGGAGGAAGTTGTTTTCTTCGCACGAGCGGATGTTTGCGTAATAGCCAAATAGCTTTTGATTCGATGTCGAGCTATTTATATACTTTGGGTTGCTATAAATGCTGCTAATGCTTTCTATCTGGTTAATCGATATTCCTAGCTCTCGATTAAGTATTTCTTCTATGCTTGTTTCAATCGTGTCGACATGGGAAAATCGGCCGCCGGGAAAGTCCAGGGTTTCAATGCCAATACCAGGCCTGAACGTTTTGTCAGGAACCAGAATTTGCTTGTTTTGGATCGGGATAATAATGACCGAATCAGCGGAAACGGTACGCCAATAATCGATCAACCGGTTGTTTGGGTCTTGCCATCTCTCGCCTATCAGCTCTATCCACGGTGAGCTGAAAGAGGCAATTTTTGCAATGTAAGTCCACATGTATAAACTAAAGCACCGTAAGCGGCCGCGCTAGTTGGCGTAGTCTTCAGCCACGGCAGGTTTGTAAGAGCTAACAGGTTGTACAGCCTTCACCCTATTCGCTGTGTGGGTGTCGCTGCGGTAGGGCGTGATTTCCGGCATGAATACGTATCGAACTACATTATTGCAATGCGATATTATCATCATAACTCAATAATTTGCAAACCTCTTTGAAATTCGCCGAGTTATTTACCTCGTTGACGAAATTCAAATCATAAGCGCGCCTGGGGCGTTCCGAAATAATATCTCCTTTGCGTCCGCTGTCGCCGGTGAGTTTGAATTGCGAAAACGTGTCTGTAAAGCCGGGGTCGAAGCGAATAGATAGTTCGCGGCACATATCGAACATAATCTTGTTTGACTGTTTCACAAAATCTTCATATCTAAAGGTCTTTACATTAGCATGATCGCGTAAAAAATTAAGGTACCTAATGCAATATTCATCGAAATTGGGAGGAGAAAAGTGTAGCCATTTGTTTTCACGAAGACTCAGGTAACTATCAATAGGGTTTCTGACGGTAACAATTGATTTAACGAGATAGTGTTCGCTAAGTATATTGTCCAATAAAACCTCATTGCGCGCTTTGTCGCCAGTCAAATAGATGCTGTGCGTGTGTTCTCTGAGTATCAGGCATTTATTGGTTTTTGATAATTGCTCTAATATTAGTCCGATGTCGTTGCAGAATATATCCTTAATTAATTCTCTATCGAAAGCACCGTCGGACTGGTGGAGTATCGATATGATGTCTCTCGGCTGAAATGTAGGATTTTGCGGTTTGCTTAAACCTAACCGGCTAAACGGATCAATTTCGCTTAACAATACCGTATCAGGTTGTGCGGCCAGACACTTGGAAAATAATGTGCCGCCAGTGCAGGAAAAGTGATGAATCACTCTGACTATGGGCTTTGACGTTGGTTTTTTTACGGCTCGATTGTGGAAGTGAATCTCCGTTTCGCTGACGACGTCAGAACGCCAGGAAATTCCTAGACGCTTAAGTTCAGTGTTTATTCTGTCCCTATAATCGGGTTCTTCGTCCGTATCGATCCCGTTAAGCGCTGCCGCAAAAAAATTTAGGGCACGATCATTATGGTTAATTAACGATTCAGTTTTGCCTAAGGTATTATATACACCGGAGATCAATATTCGGAAAAGAAACAATCTGTCGCAATGCCATTGGCTGGCAGCGTCGATGAGTTGTTGAGCGTATGTTTTGTTGCCAAGTTGTAAATATCCCGCTGCGACTAAAACGGCTAGTTTTGCGCGCTCAGGGTGGTTATTAATGGTTTCAAATTTAACTTGCGTCAAATTTTCCCAATTTCCCACGCGCCATTCGTCTTGTATTCCGGCTAGGATATTGTCCGAAGCAAATCCTGTTTCAGGAGAGTTGTCGTTAAGGTCGCTGGCGTCTGCAAGTAAATTCCTTTCAATAGCTGTGGAAGGGGCGGTACCCATATCGGTAATAGCACTTATTTCGGAGAGCCCCTCTGCTTTAACTGAATCGAATCCAAATAATTTTTGCAAGGCTTTAAACATAGGAAATTATAAAACTAAGCCGGAATCAATGTGCTTGCTTCAACAACACGGTAGCTATTATATATTTATAGTTTGGCGCTAATAGCTTTGGAGTCATTCCTAAATACTCACATATCGAATTTGTTGGGAATATTGATGTCATCTAGTTGTTTTTGCTTAGTTAGGCTGTAA containing:
- a CDS encoding NAD-dependent epimerase/dehydratase family protein, with the protein product MANILITGGCGFIGANLAPMLRLAGHNITILDNLSRGAVEYLDAPDAYQIITADIRDEAALTSAFTGKDAVIHLAAYGSVVESVASPEENFSINVEGTFKVLNAARSAGIQQLIFSSTGGALIGNASPPVNEQSVPRPISPYGASKLAGEGYCCAFANAYDMSITALRFANVVGPISWHKKGAVTTFFKSIMDGIPICIYGDGSATRDFLFVDDLCRGIIAALNAQKPGFNVYHLASGREVSVKELAEIARDTTGAFEHPILFDSKRKGEVDRNFANFDLAQKELNFCPTICIEDAMSATWKWFQLYKSGLNINSNQQ
- a CDS encoding NAD-dependent epimerase/dehydratase family protein, encoding MKVLVLGGDGFCGWPTSLHLSNIGHDVIIVDNLSRRKIDIDLEVESLTPIKPLSERLAAWKEITGKTIKFCNIDVSQQYRELLDLIISEEVDAIVHFAEQRAAPYSMKSSKEKRYTVNNNLNATNNVLCAIVESGRDIHLAHLGTMGVYGYGTAGMKIPEGYLTVQVVTDTGAVVEQEILYPANPGSIYHMTKTQDALLFAFYNKNDGLRITDLHQGIVWGTNTAETSMDERLINRFDYDGDYGTVLNRFLMQAAIGYPLTVHGTGGQTRAFIHIRDTVKCIEIALANPPKRGDKVMIFNQMTETHRVRELAELISRLAGAQVSYLSNPRKEADENELHVENKCFLSLGLNPTTLEDGLLLEVTDIAKKYAARCDRTKILCVSYWNSERKQSSEQAS
- a CDS encoding NUDIX hydrolase — translated: MWTYIAKIASFSSPWIELIGERWQDPNNRLIDYWRTVSADSVIIIPIQNKQILVPDKTFRPGIGIETLDFPGGRFSHVDTIETSIEEILNRELGISINQIESISSIYSNPKYINSSTSNQKLFGYYANIRSCEENNFLPHFRFNLNQHDLNDLLSQLDCLQCRALLLEYLKSNN